The following is a genomic window from Dryobates pubescens isolate bDryPub1 chromosome 5, bDryPub1.pri, whole genome shotgun sequence.
GTTGTCACACCTCTTCGCCCCCAAGGACAAGCCAGACAGCAACAGCCTTCAGGGCTTCACCCAGACATGAAGGAAGGAACCACACAACCAACTTACAGAAAACCTATCCTGGAGAAAACTGGGGGAAATCAACCTCTTCTGCCACTTGTTTTGACCACTAGATATTTCCTTCATTTACTCAAACAGTTCCAGGACTCAGTCACACCAAGGCAAGCTATCACCAAGATAGGTCCATCTGCAGGACCATGAAGTTTTTGGAAGTGCTTCTCCTTATTGGCCAAACCCGAGCCTTGAAAAACTGGAAAACttcaaaggaattaaaaaaaaacctcccCCTGCAATCCTTGCAAGGGATGGCCCTAGCAGCAGGTTCAGGCTCAGGCAACTTACCTGTCTGCACCCTCTGTAGACCAGAGGAGCTCCTCTTTCCACATTCACTgactcctctgctctccccgaGCTGGCAGTCCGTTTCCATTCCCTAAATAACGTATCACCTGCGGGGCAAAAGCACAGTACAAAAGCTGCCAGTCACCTTCTGTCACCTATGGTGAAGAAGAAACCTTCAATTAAGACTCATTCTTGCCAGGAATGGCATTGTGTAGCACTTCAACTGATTCattgctggggaaggagcaaagAAGTGAATTGGTGTTCACTTTCATATTTAAAGCAATTTGTTTCCTCTCCACCTATCCTGCCACGCCGTAATGACACGTCAGGTCTGAGCAGCATCAAGCAAAAAAATTTGGATGGAGGAGCAGCTCGGGGGACAATAAAAGCTGCTCCTCCGTAAGAGGGCTTTGCTCGTAGGTAACCCATTTCCTTAAGAATACAAGGAAATTGACGGTCTTTTCACGCTTCACAATGAGATCTGAAGAGCTTTAGGCAGCACAGCCTCGAGTGCCGGCGTGGGAGTAAAGTGGAAAGTGTGATGACCAGGGCAGGAGATGCCGGAATATTCACTTAGCAGTGACTGCTCTCAGCAGAAGGGAACTTCCACCATAGCACATCCTGTGTGCAGTGAGGATGGCATTTCTCAGCCACCCTTCCCTCTTTCTGTGCCCATCTTCCTGTACttgcttttctctgctgtgCCCATCTTATCAAGAAAAGGCACTCGACCATCCAGCACTTTCAGACTATTTGCTGCAAACACCGGTATCAGATGGCTGGGTCGTGCTCACAtcccagtgctggcagtggCTTTTGCTGAGACACCGCAGCATCGACTCTAATAGGCAGGTCATTCTTGCACTGCTAAAACCCAGTAATACCCATGCAGTGATGTTAAGGAGGGGAAATGATAATTTCAGTAAGAAGGAGGTGGGAGGAAAGAAATGTAAGGACAGACGTATCAGCACTGTGCTCAGTAGAAGTCATGTGCTTCATATACCACCCCAGGGATCAGAGTTTTCATTACTAGGCCGAATCTGAAATGTAGTGGAAACACTATTGCTTCACTTGTTTCAAAACAATGTGAGGCTTTTGAGACTGCACCGTGTTCATGATTTCAAACACATGCATTTCTGAGTTGAGAATGACACTGGAGAAGAAAGACAATTTTTAAGAAGTACCTTTTCAGGCAGTCAAGCCACTCTGTCTCTGCTTACccacacctctctgggaaagcaGCGTACCACAAAAGCACAAAAAGCCATTCCAATTATTTCTACTCTATTTGCACAAGGACTCTTGACACTGAGGTTAGGATGAACACCAttacctggtttattctagcgGAGTTATCACATGAAAAATGGGACTCTGACAAAAGTTATGGTAAATTTCCtgtgaagaggaagggaagcacCACAATAAAGGTCCGTCAGGTGCATCAGTGTACAGCGCTGAACAGCCAACGTATAGGGGGCtcagagaagagagaagcagcGCCTTGGCCATTCGCAGGTCAGCAGTCATTCAAATTCAACACACTGAGGGTTtgtaaaaaatattatttcctacttagatttatttttcctttaataaCACAGTTTAGCATTTCAGAGTTTGGCATTCTACACTCTTACACACTGTCCTTGTTTATTAGCATTTGAACACAAAAAGACATATCAAGACCTCCAAacacaaataaatacaaaaacACAATATACAATAAACTGAAATACAACATATAATAATGCTATTGGGAAATTAAGACATGTTGCTAATTctttcatcatcattattatttattattattttaacaaCATGGTTATTGCTGAGCAATCAATTATACATATTAAAgttgtttttccccctaaaaGGACGAGAACCACTGGTTACCAAATCACTTGCACTGTATCCTTACAGCTATTGATAATTAAGACAGGCAGAATATACACAATCAAATGAGGTTGGCCTTCTTTGGTCTTTGTTTTTGATCATAAAACTGAACACAAGTGTACCGTTCACTAAAGAGcatgaaattaaaagaaatggaTACACAAGTTTCAAACACATTAATTTGTACATTACTCTGAATCACTGATGTCTTCTCTATAGATACTTCTTACAGAATTTCTTGGAAACAAATGTCAGCTTTAGCTTTCCCAATTATTATGTTGTTCCATGCATCTTAAAGGTTATCCTACTTGTCTAAGAGAAGTAGACCTACGCTTAGTCCATCATCTCCTAATGGGGTATTTTTCACAGCTCTCTAGTCAACATTAAATCATTGGAGTTTTATACCTTGTAGAAAAAATCCTGAACTTCCCCTGTTGGATTTTTTGgataaaactgaagaaaaagcaaacaaccaaccaaacaaccaatcAAACCCCCAAAAACAACAGCTATAAAGACAACAAAACAGGCGAATCACGTGATGCATCAGCAACAATGGAAGCTTGTACCTTTCCATTCTACAAGTACAGATTACACAACTCTCTGCCAGTGATGCAGGTCATAGTTGGAAGATGTGTCCTTTCAGATGCGAGCTATATTCATATCCAAAGCTCAGAACACTATGCAAGAAAATGACCTTTACGAATGATAATGCTGGTTTATCTCAGTAACCCTTAGACAGAGTCAAATTTTATCACTACGCATCACACTGCCAGCAATGGAGCGTGTGAACACCGGCATCGCTAAGAAGTTAAAAAGTCCTTGCAGAACTGGCAACCAAATTAAAAGCTTAGTTCCAGAGGACTAGGAACACAAACACCACACAGAGACAACAAACCCTTCCCTAAATGGATAGGTTAGTAAGCCGCAGAGTCGAGATCCAGATTTGAATTCTACATCAAGCCTGGGATGTTTGGATCCAGGATTTTGGTTCAGGTGCTTCTCTGTGGAATTTACAACTTATTTGAACCCTAAGGAACTAATCCTAActtggagggaaaaaatataaacaatCACAGCCTAGTATCTACACTAACATCATGAAATGGAAGACAGAAGCTGCAGTCTTGACCATAAATTAGAAGACAAATAGGAATAGTCAGATTATGTACCTCTGCTTTTCTAAATGTTAATAGGATGTCCCTGAATCAGCAGTCCACAGTTTTCCACAACCTTTCTATCTCACGCTTGTCAGCAAAGATGGATTAAAAGGCAGGAAAGAACAATTAAGCCCTCCATATTTTGGtttaaagaaaaagggagaaagctCCACAAGAAAGAAATGGTCAGTCATGATACATGCTGGTAGAACAAAGTGCCACTTCACTTCAGAATGGCATTCTCCATCCTCAGTTTAGAGGAGCATCAAGTGAGCCTCACTTTGTTGGGCAATTCTGAACATATAGAGCAGGACACACATTTACTGCTGTTACTCACACCAACACATTGAGCTGGCCTTCCACTCTGCAGGCCATGCAAAACACCACCAAGCATTAACATCTGGACTACCATACATGTAGAACCCCAAATCACGACAGCTTGTATGTTTAATTCTAGCCCTTACTGTCCTGATGTGGGTCTTTAAGGTATGTCAACTTGTTTTGGGGACAAATGTATTAAAACCTAGTGACCTGAAGATAACATTAGGGAACTGGAACCACCATTCAGTCCCATCTCCAGGATCTTCCTTTCATGACTCTGGGCAAGTCACTTCACATCTCATCCTTGAATTCCTTTGTCCAGAAAAGCACTTGCTATAAGCGAAACATGTTTGCAGATGCAAAGTGCTTCCTTCACTGTACAATGCACTAAAAACTACTCTCAGACAGACTGAATTCCCAAACAAATAGTTTTTATTGCAGTAGCTGTAATTTCTAGGTCAACTAGAATATAGAGGTATGGACTGAACAGGATAAGAATTCCAGGAAGAGGTCCAGTTGCTTTTTTTAATCACCTTTTTTCCCAAAGTAAAGAATTTGTAATTAACAAGTTGCCCATAACGATGTTTGTTTAAAATACAAGAATCTTCAAATTAGCAGAGCACGAGGAAGGACATCTCTCCTAGGTGACATTCCAAGGTCTTCAGAAAAGCTAGACAAACTGTTTCATTTGCTATATACAGGTTTTCAAAACTGGAAGATGTGAACCCAAAGTTTGCCCTTAGCCATGATCTTCCCTTAGCAGCAGTAAGTTATATTTGCACCAACTGATCAAGTATAACTTGAAGGAAAGGGTTTTGTTTCACCACTtctatataaagaaaagactttGCATATATATGTGCATGCGTGTTGGTGTGTATGTGTCTGTACCTACATACATATGAGTAAGTTACAGAGCAACAACTAAGAGACTAGGTATGCAACCCAaacatttcccccccacacctaTTTGTATATTTGCATAGTTAAATCATATCAAGGCATCAATACTGCAGTAACATTTTCCACTCTTCTGTGGTGCAGGCAACTTTTCTATTTACTCCCTATATGCTTCTCTGTCTTGGACCAAACAGCACCagtgttttaaaaattaaacaaaacaacagaaacccAGCATTGTTGGTGAAATGCCTATTCCACATGATGGAATACAGATACAAATAGGTGGTAGCTTTTAAACTCCATCTCAATGAGCCATTAACTGTGGCAAGCTGAGAAACACAAGCGATACAATCACAACCTGACATTCATGGGTTCAACATTAAAATTACAACTAACATAAATCTCTATCACCTTTGCATTTGAGAAATTCACCAGGCACAGAAACAGGTACATATCTTcaactttcctttttaaaacagGAACACAcatgggaaaagaaaatcatCTGTATTTTGTAAGAAAGCCAGTATGTTACccacaacttttttttccccatcaaaaTTATGCCACTCCTCATCCGCTTTTCCTATTGcacattctctctgtgaagagcattTACAGTATAAAGCTGAAATCAACATTGCATATTGTAAGTCAGCAGTTGAATGTGTACCATGTAGACAGTAACTGAAACAAGACCCCTTTAATTAGACCAGAGAAGCAATGCAGACATGGTCATGCATCATAATCGCAGGTTGGTCTTTAAATACCCAAATGGTTTCATGCTGTTTAGAATTCAAGACTTTCTGGGTAACAGAGACACTCACCCTGTGCTGAAGAGCATACAGAAGTGGCAACATCTGGATTGCCACACACTGCAATCTCCCTAGAGAAAGCTGGAATAGGAAGAAGCTTGTACATAACTTGGATCATTATGGTTAAGAAAGCATAACAGCAAGAGACTTAAGGTGTGCACTGCTAAGAATTActaagcagaaggaaaaaaaaaggttccaTTGAAGAAACTCTGTTCAAAGTGATGTAAATTCTCTGGGACCCCCTTGCAACAATGGCATTCCAAAGGAGTCAGCCGAGATTTAAGAGTATCTGTGGGGATAGAATGTTGCCCCATGATTCACTTTAAACAGACAGTCCCTAGAAAACTTTGGATATCTGGGTCAGGAACACTTCACAGAAAAGAGGATAAAGGGCATTTTGATGATGAGAGAAAAAGTTCAGTAATTTAATTTAAAGTGTTGAGTAAAGCACCAGGTATCTTTTCCTTTCAATTTAAAGAACAGAGAATATACAGTGGCCTTGTTTTCACAAAATGCTACATACTccttgctggaaagcagagaaaacCGATTTCTATGTACACAGTAAGAACTCTACAGAGATGGCCCGAGAGTTCTGTGGAGAAAGGGGTGTTACAGTCAAGGCTTCAGGTATTCCACAGCAGGCGGTGTCTACGTTTGTGTAGCAAGATCTTGGATTTCACAGTACGCAGGGTTGGCAAACTGGAAATTCTCTGGCAGCTTCATGTAGTTGTAAAAAATAAGTGCAGTAGGCCTCCGTTTTATTAACTGTGATAAAAAGCATAtatgcaaaaatattttcatatcgATAGCACATTACTGCATTATAAAAGCTGCCCAAATGAAGCTGAAGATTCTGGCAGCTGGTGCTTTTGGCACTTGGGAGATGTGGAAAGCAGCATAGAGATCTGTGAAATATAACAGTGACGGATGTTTCTGCTACAGTGATTGGCATTAATATAGTTAGCAGTGTTCATATTTAAACTTCTCTAGGAAGTTTCTGAGTCAATATCCCACTACGAGGAGATATTCAGATCTCTTAAAGCTACTTGTTTAGGCTGTGTGCAGACTCAGGAAGACTTCCCCATTAGTTTACACTTTTTGCATGTTTCAAAGTCCTCTCTTTCAATCACAAAGGctggaaacacttttttttctcctctttaaaAGAGCCTGGATTTAGAAGCGCAATTCTGTCACAGGAGTTGGAAATGGTAGTCAGAAATCTGCAGAATATGCTGGGCCCTGCTTATACCAGAAATCTCCTCCAAGTCCCAGATTGAAACAGGATATCAACTGTTTTGAGATGGCCAAACGGTTTCATTTAAGTTTGTAAGACATGCATTAGCAATGGGAGGAGAGTCCTTTGGACATTTCCACTTGGGAATCCTGTTTTCAGTAAAATTCTGTGATGCACAAACACAAAAGCTCAGCTGCCCACATTCACAATTATTAAAATGACACAAGTTGAGCGAACCTTCGCCCTAAAGCATGATGGGTTTGCTTATGCAGCCTGCATAAAACTGCAAGTGCCATACAATTATATCTAAAGATATATAGTTGCGGGTATATCTGTAGATATTTATCTCTTGTGCAGAACATCCTCCTTCTGTGCTAGAAAGTCAATGCTAGCACATGCCTCCATATTTGAGCTTGCACCTGTTGACAGCTATGTACCAGAAAGGGAGTACAGTACCTGGACAATGGAAGGCAAGAAAAGGAAGACAAGTTGCTGCTGACGGTAGCGACAGTCAACAGCAGGCAGTATTCTAGCAGGTGCCTGGAAAACCCATGAAGACCACTTAGCATGCATTGTATATTCATAAATACTTCTTGCAGGCACTGTGTGTGAAGGCACAGCCAAAAAAGACAATGGCAAAGACAAGCTGAAATACAAAGGAATGAATTCAACTGCACCTTAAGACGAAAACTGTGATTACgcctggaaaagcagaaaactgATACAACCTGACATTAAAGGCTGAGATGCAATGTTTTATTTCAAGCCTACAAAGGCTAAAAACAGTAGTGCAAGTCCGCTCTGCTAAAGCAGCTCTTGGATTTTAAAGAGCACCAGAGTGCTATGTCTCTAGACTTGCTTATCACAGGCTGTTAAACAGAAGCAGATGAACACAGCAGGCTGCAATCAGCATGTTTCAGGGCTAGCGAACACTTTCCACTGCAGTTCAGGCTGTTATCAGAAAGAAGCCCATGCACTCCCAGTTAGGATGCTCATCTGCTATGAGAAGCTGCCATGAGCATATACATTCACAGCCCCACAGAGTTCTCAGATGGGTCTGTTTCAAGCTACAACACTACAACCACAGGCACTGGAGGAGAAATGTTGCCTGCCTTCACAGTGGCCATGGAGACTGTCTAGTCCAAGCTCCATAGGAGCACCAGGCAAAATGTTTTGGCACCTGAATAAGACGGATTCCTCCATGGCCAGGCCACAGAAACTCCAGAAGACAAAGAAATGGGCTTTGGCTTCCATTTTGTACATTGCAAGGTACCTAAGGGCTCTGAAGACAAGGCTAAACATTGTGCCTGAAGTTCAATTAAACTACCACTTCAGATATCAGAGTTAATCTGAATAAAAAGCTATGGTTGAtaagcagcacagcacatctAAGGCACATGTATGCATGCAAGCCACCATCACTATATTAAGACATTGCTAATTTGTCCTTAAGAAGCAATGGCTGCTAGTACAGAACAAACATATAGGCTTTTTTCAGCACTAATCCTCCTCCCCAATACTGAAAAGACTATATACTGCTGACAGCATAATGTGCAACATATATAGCTTGGTTGGAAAGCATGGGGCAGAACTTTAAAAAATGTACAGGATTCCGTTTAGAACTCCAAAGTTCAACAAATGCCCTATTTTAGGGTGAAAACAATTATAAATCTGATAATGATGCACAGCATCCATGAGTGATTTTTCCTTAATTTTGAAATAGTGTCATTAACTACGACATATATTGTAGGTTTACATTTCTAAAGAGAAATAACAGAATTGagtattttgttttcctatCACAAGTGATAACCAGTGTTTGATAtcttctatttttcttccaAGAAATATCAGTCTATCaacagttttaaaataaaatgttttcttgtaACAATAGaactttaaataaaaatatgatTTTGATTCAGATACTTTTGAGAAGACATGGACACTTCTCCAAGATCTTCTGACAAAGTAATTACTAAAACAGAGACCAGATGAGGCCTTAAAAAGACAATATACTATATTTCAGACAAGATTGCACCTCAGTTTTTCAAATAATATAAGTGTAACATTACTTCAtcatttcttcttttcacaTGCTGACAATTTCCAGCTAGCCCACGTGtggagttttttgtttttctttttgtattcTAGCTCAAAGAAATAAAAGTCAGTAATTTATTCAGCACATACTGTATATGTCTTTTCACCTCCAATTGACTAGATCATTaataagttaaaaaaaacaaacctctcTGACCATAATCATTATCCTCAGGAGGGATAAGTGATTCTTCAGAGTTTAAGTGTTGCTAGTTCTATTAAAAAATATACCATGGTATGATTTATTAATGTGTTGCTACTTTCGCAATTGGACCCTACGCAGTTATGCCTTCAAACTCTTCCATCTGTTCCACAAGGTGGTTCTGTGAGCTTTAGGACCTCCGATTGAAGACAAACTGATATAAAACCCCCAAACGGAGTTGTCTTCTGTGTAATCTGCCTCCCCCATCGTATGTCAGGGGTCTGGTAGATCCGACGTATCCACTATGACTTTAATAAAAATAGTATCATCTTTAATATATGTTCCATTCTCTAGAACAGTTTGAGCCACAAAGACTGGGCAGCCAGATGCAATGTTCATTTCTCCAGTTGGCTTCttgaaactgctgctgtttgggTCTGGCTTGAAAGCATCTCCTAAGTGGCGTCGAGATGGCCCCTGATCCATCAGCATGAGAGTCACTTTCTGTTTAAAGGGCCAGGGAAGCAACGCGTCGTATTCCCCACGCATTATGACAAAAAACAGCGACAAGTGCGTCCCCTTTCCCATGCCATCTCCATTAAGGTAAACTCTGGCACACATCTTGTAGCCAAAGTATCCAGTGTAAAAGGGCTGGCTGTACAAGGACAGAGTCTTCCCCATGACTGCCTCTTGCTTTCGACGTTTGTAGTCTCGAATTTTCCAGATTAATACCCCATTGTAACTGGCAGTTTCTAACACCTGGAATCGGAGGTCCATGTCAGCCAGCCGAATATCGTGAACACTCAGCATCTGGTCATGTCTGCTCAGCTGTGTCTCTAGTAGGCCTGTAGGAATACAGAAAGACAAGGAAAGTAGTTTTTCCTAAAGACTGTAAAAATCAATGGCCAGTGCTACTACTGCGTATGAAAACACTTTCCTCTTCAAGAGCCAAAGTGTATTTGTCCACTGATGAAGCCGTTTCCACAGACAACAGTTTGCAAGCTAGTATCCAGGTTACCTGGGATTCTTACAAACTTGAGTCTTAATCACACatgcagtaaaaataaaatatttaaattatcTAACAATTTTTTTCTGGTCACTAAACAATAACTACAGAGGGTTCCATTTTTTGAGAGGCGACTTTGAAGCATTATCTCTGGATTGCTATTAGCAGTGAAGAACTTGGAAGTAGTTGTGCATCCTACATAATCCCTCTGAAATTCACAATGCATCACTGGTCACTCAGTATTCTTCTCAGACACTACCTGTCTCAAAACTATAGCACTGTGACCATGTCTAAAGCTTATcataaaagaacagaaaattcaagcacagctctgcattaTGTggtcttttgctttgtttggaggAAGGACTGTTTGTAATGTCCCCTTTCCCTCACACAGAAACATTACTCTGCCTTTGCACATTGGCAAAATTGGCCAACATACAAGACTGAGGAGCAGTAAGGCATGTTTGTTTCATACACATCTACTTAAATACTCTTTGTCCTAATCATTTAAACACTAGACATGATCTACACTACCTTGCTGAACTCCAGTTTTCACTGTATTCAGCAGGCACAACAATAACTTTATTCTGAAATAGATCTCACAGGTGGTTTCAGGTGGATAACCATACTGTTGATTCATTCATGGGGGACAAGAGTAATACAAGAGACTTGTACTAAGACTACATGGAAACAAGCTGCTGAAAGCTATTAGCCATCAAAGACCAACTGAGAAACTCTAAGAACTAACACTGTAATCAAGATAAGGGTCAAGAAAACTAAATAAGAGAGAAGAATCAATCATCCACAAACAGCATGGAAGCAATATCACATCATCAAAGGGATTATGCAGTTTCTTATTAAAATATCAGAAGAATCAGCATCATCAATGCGTCCACATAAAAAGCACAATGGAAGTGTCATTCTGAGGACACTGCTCACAACACGGCTGACTGCTTCAGCCCACTGTGCTTACACTTACTTGTGTTTCGAGCTCCTTGCCCTGCAGTTTTATCAACACTTTCCAGTTCAGTCACTCTGTTCTGGAGGGATTCTACACTGCTCTTCATGCTGTCAgcctcctcccagttttgtcgGAAGGGACGGATTTCTTTGTCCAGCTCTTTCAGTTTCTCTGCTTGACTGTCTATTACTCGCTTTATAAAACAATAAATGATAACTTAGAATAACAAAAAGTGCTTAAG
Proteins encoded in this region:
- the TRAF3 gene encoding TNF receptor-associated factor 3 isoform X5 — its product is MDTSKKTEPPLSVEMVQQRANPDRSPSASIYVPEQGGYKEKFVNAVEDKYKCEKCHLILCNPKQTECGHRFCETCMNALLSSSSPKCTACQESIVKDKVFKDNCCRRELLALQIYCRNENKGCKEQLSLGQLLLHLKTDCQFEELPCPRADCKEKILRKDLPDHVEKTCKYRETTCKYCKSQVPMIMLQVALLQNESLEKNKSIQTLHNQICSFEIEIERQKEMLRNNESKILHLQRVIDSQAEKLKELDKEIRPFRQNWEEADSMKSSVESLQNRVTELESVDKTAGQGARNTSLLETQLSRHDQMLSVHDIRLADMDLRFQVLETASYNGVLIWKIRDYKRRKQEAVMGKTLSLYSQPFYTGYFGYKMCARVYLNGDGMGKGTHLSLFFVIMRGEYDALLPWPFKQKVTLMLMDQGPSRRHLGDAFKPDPNSSSFKKPTGEMNIASGCPVFVAQTVLENGTYIKDDTIFIKVIVDTSDLPDP
- the TRAF3 gene encoding TNF receptor-associated factor 3 isoform X6, which codes for MDTSKKTEPPLSVEMVQQRANPDRSPSASIYVPEQGGYKEKFVNAVEDKYKCEKCHLILCNPKQTECGHRFCETCMNALLSSSSPKCTACQESIVKDKVFKDNCCRRELLALQIYCRNENKGCKEQLSLGQLLLHLKTDCQFEELPCPRADCKEKILRKDLPDHVEKTCKYRETTCKYCKSQVPMIMLQKHEDTDCPCVMVSCPHKCSVKTLMRSERVIDSQAEKLKELDKEIRPFRQNWEEADSMKSSVESLQNRVTELESVDKTAGQGARNTSLLETQLSRHDQMLSVHDIRLADMDLRFQVLETASYNGVLIWKIRDYKRRKQEAVMGKTLSLYSQPFYTGYFGYKMCARVYLNGDGMGKGTHLSLFFVIMRGEYDALLPWPFKQKVTLMLMDQGPSRRHLGDAFKPDPNSSSFKKPTGEMNIASGCPVFVAQTVLENGTYIKDDTIFIKVIVDTSDLPDP